A single genomic interval of Catenulispora sp. EB89 harbors:
- a CDS encoding NAD(P)/FAD-dependent oxidoreductase encodes MSRPKILVVGSGFAGTECAHKLEKKLSLDDAEIRLVSAVNHQLYLPLLPHVASGVLTPQAVAVSLRRMLKTTVLIPGGAIGIDTETKSVVVRKIDGEEIVERYDYLVLTPGSVTRQFNIPGVDKYAVGVKTLAEAAWIRDHVIAQLDLAAVATTDEERESRLQFVVVGGGYAGTETAAYLQRLTTEAVKRYPNLDGSLVKWHLVDIAPKLMPELGDKLGEKALKILRKRGLHISLGVSVAECTEDTVTLTDGRVLPCRTLIWTAGVAPSPLIATMGAPTNRGRLVVNADLTVPDLPGVFALGDAAAVPDLAKGGDAICPPTAQHAMRQGWAAAENVMAAVRGFPLKDYRHKDLGLVVDLGGLKAVSKPMGIPLSGLPAQVVARGYHIMALRTFAARFRTAAGWLLNSLVGDDFVRTGFQAERAASLRDFEYTDVYLTREEILQRTRGTAAAIAAEPQTPASAA; translated from the coding sequence ATGAGCCGCCCCAAGATACTCGTCGTCGGCAGTGGCTTCGCGGGCACCGAGTGCGCGCACAAGCTGGAGAAGAAGCTCTCGCTCGACGACGCCGAGATCCGCCTGGTGTCCGCGGTCAACCACCAGCTGTACCTGCCGCTGCTGCCGCACGTCGCCTCCGGCGTGCTGACCCCGCAGGCGGTCGCGGTCTCGCTGCGCCGGATGCTCAAGACGACGGTCCTGATCCCGGGCGGCGCGATCGGCATCGACACCGAGACCAAGTCGGTGGTGGTGCGCAAGATCGACGGCGAGGAGATCGTCGAGCGCTACGACTACCTGGTGCTCACCCCGGGCAGTGTGACGCGCCAGTTCAACATCCCCGGCGTGGACAAGTACGCGGTCGGCGTGAAGACGCTGGCCGAGGCCGCCTGGATCCGCGACCACGTGATCGCCCAGCTGGACCTGGCGGCGGTGGCCACGACGGACGAGGAGCGCGAGTCCCGGCTGCAGTTCGTGGTGGTCGGCGGCGGCTACGCGGGCACCGAGACGGCGGCATACCTGCAGCGGCTGACCACCGAGGCGGTGAAGCGCTACCCGAACCTGGACGGCAGCCTGGTCAAGTGGCACCTGGTGGACATCGCGCCGAAGCTGATGCCCGAACTCGGCGACAAGCTCGGCGAGAAGGCGCTGAAGATCCTGCGCAAGCGCGGCCTGCACATCTCCCTCGGCGTCTCGGTCGCGGAGTGCACGGAGGACACCGTCACCCTGACCGACGGCCGCGTCCTGCCCTGCCGCACCCTGATCTGGACCGCCGGCGTGGCCCCCAGCCCGCTGATCGCCACCATGGGCGCCCCCACCAACCGCGGCCGCCTGGTGGTCAACGCCGACCTGACGGTCCCGGACCTGCCCGGCGTCTTCGCCCTCGGCGACGCGGCAGCCGTCCCGGACCTGGCCAAGGGCGGCGACGCGATCTGCCCCCCGACCGCCCAGCACGCGATGCGCCAGGGCTGGGCCGCGGCGGAGAACGTGATGGCGGCGGTCCGCGGCTTCCCGCTGAAGGACTACCGCCACAAGGACCTCGGCCTGGTCGTGGACCTCGGCGGCCTCAAGGCGGTCAGCAAGCCGATGGGCATCCCCCTGTCGGGCCTGCCTGCGCAGGTCGTGGCCCGGGGCTACCACATCATGGCGCTCCGCACCTTCGCGGCCCGCTTCCGCACCGCCGCCGGCTGGCTCCTGAACTCCCTGGTCGGCGACGACTTCGTCCGCACCGGCTTCCAGGCCGAGCGCGCGGCGTCGCTGCGCGACTTCGAGTACACGGACGTGTACCTGACGCGCGAGGAGATCCTGCAGCGGACGCGCGGCACGGCGGCGGCGATCGCGGCCGAACCCCAGACGCCTGCTTCGGCGGCCTGA
- a CDS encoding carbohydrate ABC transporter permease codes for MSTATTGSRAESAERDPKNPAAAPAGRRRVPWARLPGAALIWVFVAFCAFTFLFILLSSLKSSYNVLNHPFRLPTELKFSNWSKAWHDGGFGPAFVNSVVVVVVAAAGTVLLASPAAYVLGRNQNRISGGVSMYFVLGLGIPMQIIVLPLYSIMAKMHLIDNLAGLIVLYIVVNLPFTVYLLMSFFASLPGELEEAAALDGVGPGMTFWRIMLPLARGGLMTALTLVAIACWNETFLALMFLQTNDNFTLPLALVNFLTQQQFTGEDFGVMFAGVSIAVLPMLALYAWLGRRITEGLTLGAGK; via the coding sequence ATGAGCACCGCAACGACCGGGTCCCGTGCCGAGAGCGCGGAGCGGGACCCGAAGAACCCGGCGGCGGCCCCCGCCGGCCGCCGCCGGGTGCCCTGGGCCCGGCTCCCGGGCGCCGCGCTGATCTGGGTGTTCGTCGCCTTCTGTGCGTTCACGTTCCTGTTCATCCTGCTCAGCTCGCTCAAGTCCAGCTACAACGTGCTGAACCACCCGTTCCGGCTGCCGACCGAGCTGAAGTTCTCCAACTGGAGCAAGGCCTGGCACGACGGCGGCTTCGGGCCGGCGTTCGTGAACTCGGTGGTGGTGGTCGTGGTGGCCGCGGCCGGGACGGTGCTGTTGGCCTCGCCTGCGGCGTACGTGCTGGGCCGGAACCAGAACCGGATCTCCGGCGGCGTGAGCATGTACTTCGTGCTGGGGCTCGGCATCCCGATGCAGATCATCGTGCTGCCGCTGTACTCGATCATGGCCAAGATGCACCTGATCGACAACCTGGCCGGGCTGATCGTGCTCTACATCGTGGTGAACCTGCCGTTCACGGTCTACCTGCTGATGTCGTTCTTCGCCTCGCTCCCGGGCGAGCTGGAGGAGGCGGCGGCGCTGGACGGCGTGGGGCCGGGGATGACGTTCTGGCGGATCATGCTGCCGCTGGCGCGCGGCGGGCTGATGACGGCGCTGACGCTGGTCGCGATCGCGTGTTGGAACGAGACGTTCCTGGCGCTGATGTTCCTGCAGACCAACGACAACTTCACGCTGCCGCTGGCGTTGGTCAACTTCCTGACACAGCAGCAGTTCACCGGCGAGGACTTCGGCGTGATGTTCGCCGGGGTGTCCATCGCGGTGCTGCCCATGCTCGCGCTTTATGCGTGGCTCGGGCGCCGGATCACCGAGGGCCTGACTCTCGGAGCGGGGAAGTAA
- a CDS encoding carbohydrate ABC transporter permease, translating into MTSATVGVRRGRVQGSPLARRRRRVFGPFLAPALILYTVLFMVPTVYSFYASFTSWDGFSNPRWKGTLNYDHLTHDPAFKDAFFNTMKLLFGCGVFLFVLSFAFMLMLREMKGRKFIQGFIFLPHIVSGVALAAFWDFLLNHDGMLNKGLHSFGVGPVDWLKPQWQFNAILLAIVWINTGYYVTILMAGVDRIPPYYYEEAKLAGTNSWQRFRHITLPMSWDVVGTAAVLWTIGTVKIFEFILAFSGSQGNLPTTNQWTSAMYVYGETIGGTSPIYDFGRACAGAVVTLVAVVLVVVVLRRATSRDRLEL; encoded by the coding sequence GTGACCAGCGCCACCGTCGGTGTCCGGCGGGGCCGGGTCCAGGGCTCGCCCCTGGCCCGGCGCCGCCGGCGCGTCTTCGGGCCGTTCCTGGCGCCCGCGCTGATCCTGTACACGGTGCTGTTCATGGTGCCGACCGTGTACTCGTTCTACGCGAGCTTCACCAGCTGGGACGGGTTCTCGAACCCGCGGTGGAAGGGCACGCTGAACTACGACCACCTGACGCACGACCCGGCGTTCAAGGACGCCTTCTTCAACACCATGAAGCTGCTGTTCGGGTGCGGCGTCTTCCTGTTCGTCCTGAGCTTCGCCTTCATGCTGATGCTGCGGGAGATGAAGGGCCGCAAGTTCATCCAGGGCTTCATCTTCCTGCCGCACATCGTCTCCGGCGTGGCGCTGGCCGCGTTCTGGGACTTCCTGCTGAACCACGACGGCATGCTGAACAAGGGCCTGCACTCCTTCGGCGTGGGCCCGGTGGACTGGCTCAAGCCGCAGTGGCAGTTCAACGCGATCCTGCTCGCCATCGTCTGGATCAACACCGGGTACTACGTGACGATCCTGATGGCCGGCGTGGACCGGATCCCGCCGTACTACTACGAAGAGGCCAAGCTCGCCGGGACCAACTCCTGGCAGCGCTTCCGGCACATCACGCTGCCGATGTCCTGGGACGTGGTGGGGACCGCGGCGGTGCTGTGGACCATCGGCACGGTGAAGATCTTCGAGTTCATCCTCGCCTTCTCCGGCTCGCAGGGGAACCTGCCGACCACCAACCAGTGGACGTCGGCGATGTACGTCTACGGCGAGACCATCGGCGGCACCTCCCCGATCTACGACTTCGGCCGGGCCTGCGCCGGCGCGGTCGTCACGCTGGTGGCGGTCGTGCTCGTGGTCGTGGTGCTGCGCCGGGCCACCAGCCGCGACCGGCTCGAACTGTGA
- a CDS encoding ABC transporter substrate-binding protein — MRTSKNVHRAGVIAAAVAVSAASLSACGSSSKPGTSSGGQASGSTSFTYWSMWQQNEPQAKVIKKAADDFTAATGIKVNIQWQGRDVITKLTPTLRTGSAADLVDQSVNALGALVAKDATADLSTLYSTPVTGESQTIGQIIPDSYKPFLNDKNGKPFIAPYEVSSEGLWFDASKFPDLAANPPKTWDDLLALFAKAKGMGMTPVAVPGDDKYWVLLTLQRELGTDGLKKLASDKTGAAWDDPKVLKAAQLVQDLRDKGDFLKGYESSKSIDEEGDWAKGQAAFYLSGTWVPSEAAPNATAGFKFDSIQLPALDSGNTDTGINFFGFAVPKTAKHSDAAEKFIAFFMKKEELSGISTQALNLTPRTDIDPPAQLASMSKALTGTVYADQAHLSVDYADWTNKMLNPEMIRLVTGQDNAAKFVANGKQGTIDYWKSAS, encoded by the coding sequence ATGCGTACCAGTAAGAACGTCCACCGAGCCGGCGTCATAGCCGCCGCGGTGGCCGTCTCGGCCGCGAGCCTGTCGGCCTGCGGCAGCTCCAGCAAGCCCGGTACGTCCTCCGGCGGCCAGGCCTCGGGCAGCACCTCGTTCACCTACTGGTCGATGTGGCAGCAGAACGAGCCGCAGGCCAAGGTGATCAAGAAGGCCGCCGACGACTTCACCGCCGCCACCGGCATCAAGGTGAACATCCAGTGGCAGGGCCGCGACGTCATCACCAAGCTCACCCCGACCCTGCGCACCGGCTCCGCGGCGGACCTGGTCGACCAGTCGGTCAACGCGCTCGGCGCGCTGGTCGCCAAGGACGCGACCGCCGACCTGAGCACGCTGTACAGCACGCCGGTCACCGGCGAGTCGCAGACCATCGGGCAGATCATCCCGGACAGCTACAAGCCGTTCCTCAACGACAAGAACGGAAAGCCGTTCATCGCCCCCTACGAGGTCTCCTCCGAGGGCCTGTGGTTCGACGCCTCCAAGTTCCCCGACCTGGCCGCGAACCCGCCGAAGACCTGGGACGACCTGCTGGCCCTGTTCGCCAAGGCCAAGGGCATGGGCATGACGCCGGTCGCGGTCCCCGGCGACGACAAGTACTGGGTGCTGCTGACCCTTCAGCGCGAACTCGGCACCGACGGCCTGAAGAAGCTGGCCAGCGACAAGACCGGCGCCGCCTGGGACGACCCGAAGGTGCTCAAGGCCGCGCAGCTGGTCCAGGACCTGCGGGACAAGGGCGACTTCCTCAAGGGCTACGAGTCCAGCAAGAGCATCGACGAAGAGGGTGACTGGGCCAAGGGCCAGGCCGCCTTCTACCTGTCCGGCACCTGGGTGCCCTCGGAGGCCGCGCCGAACGCCACCGCCGGCTTCAAGTTCGACAGCATCCAGCTGCCGGCGCTGGACTCGGGCAACACCGACACCGGCATCAACTTCTTCGGGTTCGCGGTCCCCAAGACCGCCAAGCACTCCGACGCCGCCGAGAAGTTCATCGCCTTCTTCATGAAGAAGGAGGAGCTGTCCGGCATCTCGACGCAGGCGCTGAACCTGACCCCGCGCACCGACATCGACCCGCCGGCCCAGCTGGCCTCCATGAGCAAGGCGCTGACCGGCACCGTCTACGCCGACCAGGCGCACCTGTCCGTGGACTACGCGGACTGGACCAACAAGATGCTGAACCCGGAGATGATCCGGCTGGTCACCGGCCAGGACAACGCCGCGAAGTTCGTCGCCAACGGCAAGCAGGGCACGATCGACTACTGGAAGTCCGCGTCGTGA
- a CDS encoding hydroxyacid dehydrogenase: MDRPTVVLAMRPALRPLLFDAAAEARLAGLAEADPGLVVTDFGDPRAAAALERAEVLVTGWDCPVLDEAALARMPALRAVLHSGGSVKHHVTEAAWARGLVVSSAVADNAVPVAEYTLAMVISAGKRLPEMERAFRAGRDGRDWQHWSLDFGPVGNHRRVIGVVGLSRVGRRVVEMLRVLDATVLVHDPYVPDEEVLKLGAVPAGLDDLVASCDVVSLHAPSNAETRHQMDRRRLALMKDGATLINTARGALVDTAALADELRAGRLFAVADVTDPDPLPADSELFDLPNLTLTPHVAGSIGGEVRRLGDFVLAELLRLTTGQDLLGLVRPETLPSIA, from the coding sequence ATGGATCGTCCGACCGTCGTCCTGGCCATGCGCCCGGCGCTGCGTCCGCTGCTGTTCGACGCGGCGGCCGAGGCCCGGCTGGCCGGGCTGGCCGAGGCCGATCCGGGGCTGGTGGTCACCGACTTCGGCGATCCTCGGGCGGCCGCGGCGCTGGAGCGGGCCGAGGTGCTGGTCACCGGCTGGGACTGCCCGGTGCTGGACGAGGCGGCGCTGGCCCGGATGCCGGCGCTGCGCGCCGTCCTGCACTCCGGCGGCAGCGTGAAGCACCACGTCACCGAGGCCGCGTGGGCCCGCGGGCTGGTGGTCTCCTCGGCGGTCGCCGACAACGCGGTCCCGGTGGCCGAGTACACGCTGGCGATGGTGATCAGCGCGGGCAAGCGGCTGCCGGAGATGGAGCGCGCGTTCCGTGCGGGCCGGGACGGCCGGGACTGGCAGCACTGGTCGCTGGACTTCGGCCCGGTCGGCAACCACCGGCGGGTCATCGGGGTGGTCGGGCTGTCCCGCGTCGGCCGCCGGGTCGTGGAGATGCTGCGGGTCCTGGACGCGACCGTCCTCGTGCACGACCCCTACGTGCCGGACGAGGAGGTCCTCAAGCTCGGTGCCGTACCCGCCGGGCTCGACGACCTGGTGGCGTCCTGCGACGTGGTCAGCCTGCACGCGCCGAGCAACGCCGAGACCCGGCACCAGATGGACCGGCGCCGGCTGGCCCTGATGAAGGACGGCGCGACGCTGATCAACACCGCGCGCGGCGCCCTGGTGGACACCGCGGCGCTGGCCGACGAGCTGCGGGCGGGCCGGCTGTTCGCGGTCGCCGACGTCACCGACCCGGACCCGCTGCCCGCCGACTCCGAGCTGTTCGACCTGCCGAACCTGACCCTGACCCCGCACGTGGCCGGCTCGATCGGCGGCGAGGTGCGGCGCCTGGGCGACTTCGTGCTGGCCGAACTGCTGCGCCTGACGACCGGGCAGGACCTGCTCGGCCTGGTGCGACCTGAGACCCTGCCGTCCATAGCGTGA
- a CDS encoding substrate-binding domain-containing protein, whose translation MLAARRHALILRLARERGSVQVAELVGILGVSDVTVRRDLDQLAKAGQLDKVHGGAVLPASAEPAAPARPAQDPAEETDLPVVGALIPKSSYYFNRVVDGMRRVLREPEGRLLVAVSDYQSGQDLSLAMGLVDSGARAVLLAPTDEVEWAGALGVPTVLVERRSYGPAAATTSWVRTDHETGAGLAVRHLHELGHRRIAMFARGETPTSRSVLSGFEQASAALSLPEMPRIIGSTDLEGWPKWGPEQIDALAERLRASEATALLVHSDEDALALLQNGFATRFAVPREISIVAYDDEFSALTRPALTAVSPPKESVGELAVRTLLDLVRDPSAPARHVDVSPRLIVRESTGVARSA comes from the coding sequence GTGCTCGCCGCCAGACGGCACGCCCTGATCCTTCGCCTGGCCCGCGAACGCGGGTCGGTGCAGGTCGCCGAGCTGGTCGGCATCCTGGGGGTGTCGGACGTGACCGTCCGCCGCGACCTGGACCAGCTGGCCAAGGCCGGACAGCTGGACAAGGTGCACGGCGGCGCGGTGCTGCCCGCCTCCGCCGAGCCGGCGGCCCCGGCGCGGCCCGCCCAGGACCCGGCCGAGGAGACCGACCTGCCGGTCGTCGGCGCCCTGATCCCGAAGTCCTCGTACTACTTCAACCGGGTCGTCGACGGGATGCGCCGGGTGCTGCGCGAGCCCGAGGGGCGGCTGCTGGTCGCGGTCTCGGACTACCAGTCCGGGCAGGACCTCTCGCTGGCGATGGGGCTCGTGGACTCCGGGGCGCGGGCCGTGCTGCTGGCGCCGACCGACGAGGTGGAGTGGGCCGGCGCGCTGGGCGTGCCGACGGTGCTGGTGGAGCGGCGCTCGTACGGCCCCGCCGCCGCGACCACGTCGTGGGTCCGCACCGACCACGAGACCGGCGCCGGGCTCGCCGTCCGGCATCTGCACGAGCTCGGGCACCGCCGCATCGCGATGTTCGCCCGCGGCGAGACGCCGACCTCGCGCAGCGTGCTGAGCGGTTTCGAGCAGGCCTCGGCAGCGCTGTCGCTGCCGGAGATGCCGCGCATCATCGGCAGCACGGACCTCGAGGGCTGGCCGAAGTGGGGGCCGGAGCAGATAGACGCGCTCGCCGAGCGGCTGCGCGCATCCGAGGCGACCGCGCTGCTGGTCCACTCGGACGAAGACGCGTTGGCGCTGCTGCAGAACGGCTTCGCGACGCGCTTCGCGGTGCCGCGCGAGATCTCGATCGTGGCGTACGACGACGAGTTCTCGGCGTTGACGCGGCCGGCGTTGACCGCGGTGTCGCCGCCGAAGGAGTCCGTCGGCGAGCTGGCGGTGCGGACGCTGCTGGATCTGGTGCGCGATCCGAGCGCCCCGGCCCGGCACGTGGACGTCTCACCGCGGCTGATCGTGCGCGAGTCGACGGGGGTCGCCCGCTCGGCGTAA
- a CDS encoding acyltransferase: protein MPRRPRWIDRLTAAAIRGVWDWARVRGRVTSTSPGRYRFAHLGPGAALSFPLGALYNEQYMAIGEGTLVGEGVSLAVGWPGEDFGEEIVLRIGRGCSIGRGSHIVAHLRVDIGDDVFFGPYVYVTDQNHAYTALDTPIGRQDPEDKPVTIGDGCWLGVGSVILPGTTLGRNVAVAAGAVVRGSFPDHCLIGGVPARILRRHHGDDGWRGTL, encoded by the coding sequence GTGCCCCGTCGTCCCCGCTGGATCGACCGTCTCACCGCCGCCGCGATACGGGGCGTCTGGGACTGGGCCCGGGTGCGCGGCCGCGTCACCTCCACCAGCCCCGGCCGCTACCGCTTCGCGCATCTCGGCCCCGGCGCCGCGCTGTCGTTCCCGCTCGGCGCGCTCTACAACGAGCAGTACATGGCGATCGGCGAGGGCACGCTGGTCGGGGAGGGCGTGAGCCTGGCGGTGGGCTGGCCGGGGGAGGACTTCGGCGAGGAGATCGTGCTGCGCATCGGCCGCGGCTGCTCGATCGGGCGCGGCAGCCACATCGTGGCGCACCTGCGCGTGGACATCGGCGACGACGTCTTCTTCGGGCCGTACGTGTACGTCACCGACCAGAACCACGCCTACACCGCGCTGGACACCCCGATCGGCCGCCAGGACCCCGAGGACAAGCCGGTGACCATCGGCGACGGCTGCTGGCTCGGCGTCGGTTCGGTGATCCTGCCGGGGACCACGCTCGGGCGGAACGTGGCCGTGGCGGCCGGTGCGGTGGTGCGCGGATCTTTCCCCGACCACTGTCTGATCGGCGGTGTGCCGGCCCGGATCCTGAGGCGGCACCACGGGGACGACGGCTGGCGCGGCACCCTGTAG
- a CDS encoding rhomboid family intramembrane serine protease, giving the protein MTVPDATVPVTTCYRHDGRESHIRCTRCDRYICPDCMRNASVGFQCPECVRDGNKDVRQARTVFGAPAASGGARPVVTIALILLNFAVYAAELMQHSVVDKLGMLSDALRGPNNALYEPMASPPPGYHPIGVAHGEWYRMITSAFVHILPNQPPLGPMHILFNMLSLWMFGVVVEQQIGKVRYIAAYLLSALGGSVFCYFLTAPYTQSIGASGAIFGLIGLYFVLSRKLHFDPLGGQRQLIIAVLWLVLASRFTSWQGHLGGLVTGAVIGLVYVYAPRARQVAVQTVGLVAILAVLIGATAVRTSVLHSSDEEGLVTHGRAADVAGGPAAEGLAGLPPGH; this is encoded by the coding sequence ATGACCGTCCCCGACGCGACCGTGCCGGTCACCACGTGTTACCGGCATGACGGGCGTGAGAGCCACATCCGCTGCACGCGCTGCGACCGGTACATCTGCCCCGACTGCATGCGCAACGCCTCAGTCGGGTTTCAGTGCCCTGAGTGTGTACGGGACGGGAACAAGGACGTGCGCCAGGCGCGGACGGTGTTCGGAGCGCCGGCGGCCTCCGGCGGCGCGCGGCCGGTGGTCACGATCGCGCTGATCCTGCTCAACTTCGCGGTGTACGCGGCGGAACTGATGCAGCACTCTGTCGTGGACAAGCTCGGCATGCTCTCCGACGCGTTGCGCGGGCCGAACAACGCGCTCTACGAGCCCATGGCGTCGCCGCCGCCCGGATACCACCCCATCGGCGTGGCGCACGGCGAGTGGTACCGGATGATCACCTCGGCGTTCGTCCACATCCTGCCGAACCAGCCGCCGCTGGGGCCGATGCACATCCTGTTCAACATGCTCTCGCTGTGGATGTTCGGCGTGGTGGTCGAGCAGCAGATAGGGAAGGTGCGCTACATCGCGGCGTATCTGCTGTCGGCGCTCGGCGGATCAGTGTTCTGTTACTTCCTGACCGCGCCCTACACGCAGTCGATCGGGGCCTCGGGCGCGATATTCGGCTTGATCGGCCTGTACTTCGTCCTCAGCCGCAAACTGCACTTCGATCCCCTCGGCGGTCAGCGCCAGCTGATCATCGCCGTCCTCTGGCTGGTCCTGGCCTCGCGCTTCACCTCCTGGCAGGGACACCTCGGCGGCCTGGTGACCGGCGCGGTGATCGGGCTGGTCTACGTCTACGCGCCGCGCGCCCGGCAGGTCGCCGTCCAGACGGTGGGTTTGGTCGCGATACTGGCTGTGTTGATCGGCGCAACGGCAGTGCGGACATCGGTGCTGCACTCGTCGGACGAGGAGGGCTTGGTGACGCATGGAAGAGCCGCTGATGTGGCAGGTGGTCCAGCAGCAGAGGGCCTGGCTGGACTCCCACCCGGACACTGA
- a CDS encoding NUDIX domain-containing protein codes for MEEPLMWQVVQQQRAWLDSHPDTDPALAVPLRVLKVAEEAGEAAAALIGTTGQNPRKGRSHTAADLAAELCDVITAASVALATVVPDPERVLRDHIGRVYMRSVEAGAPRLSEIGTGQDRAAWAASLPKVVVGATMLFFDEDGKVLMVRQSYRRDKTWSFPGGGVEEGEFPAAGARREALEEVGLDAEPGALLMVDWRPRDGERPPLIHYLYDGGVLGAEDIARIRLQDGEIDEYGFFDLDGARDRLPPHAFDRLAHALAVREGRIPVQDLEEGKMRRTG; via the coding sequence ATGGAAGAGCCGCTGATGTGGCAGGTGGTCCAGCAGCAGAGGGCCTGGCTGGACTCCCACCCGGACACTGACCCGGCGCTCGCGGTCCCGCTGCGGGTGCTGAAGGTCGCGGAGGAGGCCGGCGAGGCCGCGGCCGCGCTGATCGGCACCACCGGCCAGAACCCGCGCAAGGGCCGCAGCCACACGGCGGCCGACCTGGCGGCAGAGCTCTGTGACGTCATCACGGCGGCGTCGGTCGCACTGGCGACGGTGGTCCCCGATCCCGAACGCGTCCTGCGGGACCACATCGGGCGGGTCTACATGCGCTCGGTGGAGGCCGGCGCACCACGGCTGTCGGAGATCGGCACCGGCCAGGACCGTGCGGCGTGGGCCGCGTCCCTGCCGAAGGTGGTCGTGGGCGCGACGATGCTGTTCTTCGACGAGGACGGCAAGGTCCTGATGGTCCGCCAGTCCTACCGCCGCGACAAGACCTGGAGCTTCCCCGGCGGCGGCGTCGAGGAGGGCGAGTTCCCCGCCGCGGGCGCCCGCCGCGAGGCGCTGGAGGAAGTCGGCCTCGACGCCGAACCCGGCGCACTGCTGATGGTCGACTGGCGTCCCCGCGACGGGGAACGCCCGCCGCTCATCCACTACCTCTACGACGGCGGCGTCCTCGGCGCCGAGGACATCGCGCGCATCCGGCTGCAGGACGGCGAGATCGACGAGTACGGGTTCTTCGACCTCGACGGCGCGCGCGACCGGCTTCCCCCGCACGCGTTCGACCGGCTGGCGCACGCGCTGGCCGTGCGGGAGGGGCGGATCCCGGTGCAGGATCTGGAGGAGGGGAAGATGCGGCGGACGGGATGA
- a CDS encoding dienelactone hydrolase family protein, with protein MSGVSWRDSRQIGPRITQRSFTIDRPPEEIPGTVWTPTRRSGTPPPLVLLGHGGSGHRLSDRIVAMAARFAAAGYAAAAIDGPFHGERVRAPLTPAEYQARVAAEGIGAVLDRIAADWVATTAHLAEAGIADGTRVAYVGLSMGTRFGLPAAAALGPSLRCAVFGKFGLTSSAAFNPALHVPDRVRRDAAHITAPVFFHMQWDDELFPRSGQLDLFDAFAGADKELHAFAGRHSHTPQHAPGLWRSFVERHLAPA; from the coding sequence GTGAGCGGCGTGAGTTGGCGCGACAGTCGGCAGATCGGCCCGCGCATCACGCAGCGCTCGTTCACCATCGACCGCCCGCCGGAAGAAATCCCCGGCACCGTCTGGACCCCGACCAGGCGCTCGGGAACGCCGCCGCCCCTGGTCCTGCTGGGGCACGGCGGCAGCGGCCATCGCCTCAGCGACCGGATCGTGGCGATGGCGGCCCGGTTCGCCGCGGCCGGCTACGCGGCGGCGGCGATCGACGGGCCCTTCCACGGCGAACGCGTGCGAGCACCGCTGACCCCGGCGGAGTACCAGGCGCGCGTCGCCGCCGAAGGCATCGGCGCTGTGCTGGACCGCATCGCCGCCGACTGGGTCGCGACGACCGCACACCTCGCGGAAGCCGGGATCGCCGACGGGACGCGGGTGGCATACGTCGGACTGTCGATGGGCACCCGATTCGGCCTCCCCGCCGCAGCCGCACTCGGACCGTCGCTGCGATGCGCGGTCTTCGGGAAGTTCGGCCTGACATCGAGCGCAGCGTTCAACCCGGCGCTCCACGTTCCGGACCGCGTGCGCCGCGACGCCGCGCACATCACCGCACCGGTCTTCTTCCACATGCAGTGGGACGACGAGCTCTTCCCGCGGTCAGGCCAACTCGATCTGTTCGACGCCTTCGCCGGCGCCGACAAGGAACTTCACGCCTTCGCGGGACGCCACAGCCACACGCCGCAGCATGCTCCGGGGCTGTGGCGGTCGTTCGTCGAACGGCATCTCGCGCCGGCCTGA